The genomic stretch TTTGACCGGAATTAACAAAACCACAAATCATTGTGTTCCAAGTAAAGACATTACGATGATTGGTCTCTTGAAAAACTTGAAAAGCATCGTGTGGTAAGCCACAGTTGGAGTACATGTGGAGTAGATTGTTGAGTAAGAAAAGGGAAGAGTCTAAACCGGAGAGTATGAGTTGAGCATGAAGCTTGCGAGCAATGTGTGGGGATCTGAGGGAGAAGCTACAATGCTTGAATGCATCGTAGAACTTCTGAGATATTTGCATGTAAGACATTTGTGGTTGCAAAATGAGTTCAACTTTGGAACTACCATTGTTATGCATGTAACAACACTTTCAACAGCAACATAACCAATGGATTATTCATGattatgttttattttcttattataaaTCTAGATTGCAGCATGCTACTTTACAATCATGATCCCAAATTCTTCTACCCTACCGTTTTCAAACCAAACAAAATCACATTCCACGCGCTAAGAAGAATTCACTTATTTCTTCAACATCTGAAATATTCACACTGGAAAGTTAACTTTACATAACAAAATTAATCATGACTGTCGCTTCAATTCGATCATAAAAATATCATCACCTAATGGGGGAATTAGTTAATTACCACGGAAAGATtagatttttgaagaaaaaaacaaaatgaaaacaaacaacggaaataattagggttttagcaATAGGAAAATCACCTGGAATTGGAACATTGATGAATTGGATTGAAAATGGAATTGAGAGAACGAGATGAATTGGTGAGAGAGGTTTGAAGTGAAAATGGATGTAAGAAAATGTTCACTTCAGATTAAGTTTTGGCGTCAACAATGGTGGTGGTAATTGGACATATAGATAGAGCCGGTATTAGGATCCGGAACCCCTTCCCTAATTTCTATAAACCCGACAATTAAAATATGCAACCGCTATTACCGGTGCTATCACCGGTACCGCCGCCTGATCCACTCAAACGGAGTGGTTTACTGCACACTGAAGGAATGAATGATAGGGGGACAGTGGCCGGAGTAAGGAGGGTACAACGGAGGCCCTAGCTGAAAACATAGTCCAGGGTAGTATGGAAAAGAGTCAACGGGATGCTGGCATCTCGTGTAGAAACATCCTAACTGGAGAAATGAAGGGCGCTAATGGAATAGACGAGGAGGAGGTGAAGATGATATATTGGGCAGGTGTTTCtcagctttaaaaaaaaatgatttttttctttttgtttttgaaaatagattttccaaaatcgttttttaaaatattacaaatttttttatattcgttatTTCTAAAATACaacattaattttgacattatagaacataaacataaattattggagaccaaaacttagtcaaaatcacgatttttttcaaaaaattgtatttaaaaaatgatttttatgaaaatttatttgaaatagcttcaaaattaagtgattttttaaaattttgatatccaaattttttccccataaatagatgaaatacctaaaattacgttttaagaataactattcaaacaaaattttcatttgaagcttttataaaaagtttctttgttagatttttttttgcaaaaaatttgtaacactataaaaatcatttttaaaaaaacaaaactaacgGGCCCGTTAGATGATGAAGGAAATCTAGAATCTAAGGTAGAAGGAATCAAAGTTAATGAAAGAAAGATAGGATGTTACGACTGTCCACAGATCATTATttctaaatatgaaaaaaaaaacagaatccAGAGGCCTTGGAGAAGGAGGTGGGGGTGATTGTGAAATTGCTGGGAAGGAGAATAGGATATAAGACACTAGAAACAAGACTAAAACAAATGTGGGTACGGAAAGGGATTATAAACATCATAGACCTTAGCCATGATTATTATCTTGTAGCATTTACTCGTGGAGAAGACAAGAATGTGGCTATTTCGGATGGACCATGGTTCATCTATGATCACTACTTGACAGTTAAGGAATGGACGTCGAACTTTCATCCTAAAAGTGACTCAATTGTGAATGTGGTAGTATGGATCAGAATTTCAGGACTCCTAGTGGAATACTATGATCCAAAAGTGTTGCATGTTATTGGTAACTTGGTGGGGCGAACGATTAAGGTTGATATGAATACCATGCAAACTGAACGATGCAAATATGCACATATTTCTGTAGAAGTAGACATATCCAAACCATTACTTGCTATGTTTTCGGTTAAGGATAAGAGCTACAAAGTTGAATTCGAAGGGCTGCACCTTTTATGTCTCACATGTGGCAAATTTGGGCAATATAAAGAGGCTCGTTCATTGAGAAATAATGGTAATGAGGTATTTAATAGATCAGAAGGAGAGGTGAATAATAATGCTATGGGAGAGACTGTGAAGAACATTCCCACAAAGAAGAATGATTGTGAGGAGGGACCTTAGAGAGTTGTTTAGAAGCAGCGGAGAGGGAAGAAATTCCCTGAGGTGAAAAAGAAACATCTGGTTGTGCATTCGTGGATGGGGAAAACTGGATCTAGATTTACGGCACTGGGAAATAATGGGGAAGGCATAAGTGGAATAGATAAAACGCTAATcccaaaagaaaaaataatggtTGCTGAGGATGTTTGTGGCGTAGAAGACGAGACAGACAAGAACAATGATGAGGAAGTAATTGAGGTAGTCAACGTGAATGATGAGGATATGTTTGTGCAGGCCACAAAACAGACAACTCGGGAGGATAATGCTAATGGCTGACAAGAAGACATTAATGGGGCAGCTAGCATGACCCTTTTGGTGAAACAAATATCTACAGCATCTCATGGTAATAAAAAAGGGAAACAGGTGGAACAGAAAAAGAGAAGCAACAAACTGAAGAAACTAGCGACACGTGGAAGCTTAGGGTTTAAAGAAAGAAGTTATGATACAAGGAACGCACTATCGAAGGAGTATATGAGAAAAAACAATAAATGGATTTATTCCTAAAAACTCACGTGAACATGCAGAAAAATAAGGAAGCCAACGTGAACATGCAACAAATGGAGAATATTGGGAAGGAGCACACGGATGACTTGCATGAGGGTTTAGGTGATTGGCATGGTAAGGACAAGAGCATGTTAATCCTAAACCATGCTGCCAAACCGCCAGATTTAAATAAAGGGACCACCGAGCTTCATTAAAAGGGACAGACAGTCTTGGAACCGGTGAATGATACTCCGTTACACAACAATGAAGGGGGTCAGTCTCAAATACCTGGCGCTGAGAGGGAGGATGAGGAGGTTAAGGAAACTCCTGAGTACTGTTAATGTAAGGAGTAGGCTTGTTCCAATAGTAAATGTTTTTAATGACGAATACAGACATTAAAATCATTATGTGGAATTGCAGAGGAGCTGCTGGAAAAGATTTTTTCTGAAATAGCAAGTATTACATGGATATGTACCAGCCTGAGGTGTTTGTTATTATGGAAACTAGGTGTGATCCACAAAGCTTCATAAACCGCTACAAAAGCTGGGCTTCTGTCAATTTTTCTTAGTGGATAATCTTGGATTTGCTGGTGGTATTATAGTGGTATGAAAAGATGTGAAGATCAAGGTTACATGGTGTTCTCGGGATGCACAATGGATTCATTTGAGAATAACAAACATGGATGGGGGTGAGTGGAGGCTCACCTCTGTGTATGCTAGTCCCATTGAGCAGAATAGAAGAAGTTATGGGATGCGTTAAAAACAATAGCTAGCATAGAAAAGTTCCCCTGGGTTGTGGCGGGAGATGTTAATGACATAGCTTAtgcaaatgaaaagaaagaaggtggaCAAGTATCGAACATGAAGTGTACTGTGTTCAGAAACAGCATAGCGGAGTGCCAATTATTTGATATGGGGTCGAGTGGACCTATTTTTACATGGATAGGAGGAATATAGCATGGTGGGCAAATAATATATAAGAGGCTGGACAGGGCCCTATGCAATGATGCTAGGAGATTGAGGTTCCCAAACGGGCATGTTAAGGTGCTCACAAGAGTGGCTTTGTCTAACCATCATCCTATAATGATATCATTAACAAGTCACAGACATGAGAAGGTGACAAGACAGTTCCATTTAGAGAGTGCCTGGATGGTGGAGAACAACTATATGGACCGGTTGCGCGGGTTTTGGAAGAGAGGGGATGAGATTATGCATAATCTCAAAAGAATCGAAGATGATGCCAAGGAGTGGAAGATGTGCACTATAAACCATGTTCAAAAAGTAAAGAAGCGACTTCTGGCCAGACTGCATGGCATCCAAAAGAGTATCCAAGTTCAGCAGGATGTCCGAAGGTTGATGTGCCTGGAGACAAAACTGCAGAACGAATTGAGTACAGTGCTTAAGCAAGAAGAGTTGATGTAGTTTTAGCGATCTCGTGCAAAGTGGATTAGTGATGGGGATCAGAATACTAAGTATTATCATCTCAAAACTGTTACTAGACGAAGGAGGAATCGAATTGAAATACTAAAAGATGAGGCTGGCAGCTGGATAGAGGATGAAGATTGCCTAAAGGTGTTGGTGAACAAATTTTATAAGGACCTTTTTAAGATTGGAACAAACTATAATAGTTGGTACCAAACAAAAGCTACATACCCGAGGCTGAATGAGGAGGAAATGAGACGGCTCGATGAGGGAGTCAGTAACATAGAGATTCGTAAAGCCTTATTTGACATGAAGCCTTGGAAGTCATCGGGGCCAGATGGATTCCCAACTGGGTTCTAACAGAGGTCGTGGGAGATTGTTGGCAGTATGATATGTGATTTCGTCCAAAGAGTGTGGGAGAATCCATCCATAATTGAGCAAGTAAACAAAACCAATATTTGCTTAATCCCCAAAGTAGAGAAGCCTATTTTTGTAACGCAATTCATACCAATATCTTTGTGTAACACAATCTATAAAATTGTGTGTAAGGTTATTATGGGCAGACTTAAGACTTTCTTAAATAAGCTAGTGTCCTCGTATCAAACAGGCTTTATGTCAGGAAAACTCATCCATGAGAATGTCATCATTACGAGAGAAGCAATGCACACTATGGAAAAATCCAAAGGGAAGACGGGTTCTTTTGCCATCAAAGTTGATTTTGTCTAAAGCTTACGATAAATTAAGTTGAAAGTGTATTTGGAATACGTTACAAGAAATTAACCTGCCACTTAAAATGCGTAATGTCATTATGCATGCAGTAGTAAGTGTTGAGACAGACGTGAATTGGAATGGATCAAGAAGCGACTTTTTCATACCTCAACGTGGTATTCGGAAGGGTGACCCAATGTCACCTTACTTGTTTGTGCTTTGTATGGACAAACTTACTCACCTTATTGAGGAAGAAGTTGAGTCGAAGCATTGGAAGAGGTTAAAACTTGGCAAGAATGGTATCAAGCTATATCACCTTATGTTTACGGATGACCTTCTATTATTTGGTGAGGCCACAGAGAGCCAGATGAAATGTATTATACAGACGATGGAGGCCTTCAGTAAAATCATGGGGCAAGAGGTGAGTCAAGAGAAAACAAGCATTCTCTTCTCAAAGAATGTCAGCGAAGCACACAAGAGAAGCTATTGTAGTTGTCTAAGTTTAGGCACACAAAGTGTTTCGGCAAGTATATGGGAGTGCCTTTAAGTGGCAAGAAATTAAAGCACTCAGACTTGCAATACATTACTGATCAAGTTGCAGCCAAGCTTAATAGTTGGAAGAGGAACAATCTATCGCTAGCAGAGAGAATCACTCTTACAAAAAGTATACTTGAGGATATACCTCTATACCTGATGATGACTAATAAATTGTCCATGAAGTGTGTTGCTGAGATTCATCGTCTACAGCGGCGGTTTGTTTGGGGTGATACTGATGAGAAAAAGAAGTTTCACCCTATTGAATGGGATACCGTCACGAGACCAAAGCATCTTGGGGGAGTGGGATTAAGAGATCTCAGCATGTTGAATAACGCATGTTTGATGAAGTTGGGCTGGAAATTATACACAAATGCTCAGGATCTGTGGTGCCAGACTTTGTGGAAGAAATATAAAGTGACGGATGTTGCATACTGCCTGAAAGTGAGGGGAATAGACTCGAGCCTGTGGAAAGACATTTCCAAAACACTGCCTATGATGATAAGCACATGTCAATGGATTGTGGGGGATGGAAAGAGTATCAAAGCCTGGGAAGATAATTGGTTGTGCCATGATTATTGTTTGGATTCATTTGCAGTGCATATTCCCAATGAACTCAGAGGAGCGAAAGTCAGTGATTAGATAGATGACAGTGGAGATTGGAACTGGAGCAGCCTGAACTCGTGGCTTCCGAACCAATGGCTTAAAAATGATGTCGTGTGTTCCTCTTGGGCGGGGACAATTTTCTGACGTGTTTTGTTTTACAGTTACAACAAATGATAAATTCTCAGTAAAGTTAATGTATCAATCTCTATATGAAGATAATGATGCAGTTGAAGATGAGGAATGGGAGATGATCTGGAGAGCATCAGTTCGGGAACGGTGCAAAACCTTTATCTGACTTTTGAAGCATGATCGCATCCTTATAAATTTTAGTAAGAGTGTGAAAGGGCTTGGAAGTGCGGGTTGTACAATGTGTGGCAATGTGTGTGAGTATACCATTCATGCAATGAGAGATTGTGTTAAGTGCATTATTATTTGGAAAAGTCTTGTGCCTAGTGACCTGCTAACAGAATTTTTCACGGTAGATCTCAAAATGTGGATTATAGTCAACCTCCGATATAATGGAGTGAGGAATAAGATGTGGAATAATACGTGGATGATAGTCTGCTATACATTATGGACCTGGAGAAATATGGAGGCACATGATGACAACTATGTAAGGCCTCTCAATCCCATATGCCATATACTAAAGAGGAAGCAAGAGTATGACTTTGCTATATCCTCGAGCAAGAAATGTTGTTATGAGGAGAGtgatagtatttattttatattggGTGGAAACAACCTATTATGAGTATGCTAAAGCTTAATATAGATGGATCAAGCAAAAATGGTAGGGATGCGGGATGTGGAGGAATTCTTAGAGACCTTAATGGAGATTGGAAGGGCAGCTTCTTCAAGCATCTAGGAAGATGTAGTGTTATCCTTGCTGAATTTTGGGAAGTTTATGAAGGATTAAAACTCTCACTCGATGGGGGTTCGGCGGGTGGAATTAAATGTGGACTCAAAGATTTTGGCTGCTGCGATAAAGAAATGGAAGCCTTGTAACCAAGAGTGTATTCCAATTATGCGTCAGATTATGGAATTAATAAATTTGCATGAGACGGTTGTTATTTCGTATGCCAATCGAACTACAAATAGGTGTGCGGATGCGCTTGCTAAATGGGGAGGTATTGACAGGATCTATATTGTGCATCAGGAAGCACCTGACTTCATCTGGCAATTTTTGGCGGCAGACTCATTAGGAATTagtattaattttgttgattgtAATTTTTCTCTTTCAGGCTTCGGCCCTCCatattatcaatatatatatatatatatatatatatatatatatatatatatatatatatatatatatatatatatatatatatatatatatatatatatatatatatatatataccgcgGATATGTCACTAGTTTGTCACGAGaattcaaacaaattaaaaaatataaaaaaattattgaaaaaaaatagacGGCAAGATAATTATATAAGTTTTAAAAACCGTTTATTGTAAACATACTTTACTAGTTTTTcttacaaaaatattaattaatagtttttcttagatcaataatatatattttaacttttgatATATTAAACCTGTGCGTTTGCACGGATTTTAGTATGATTATACGTACGTTCGCGCAGTACTGGTGTTTTACCCATACGACTGATATGTTACTCGTGCGTTTATACGAGTACCGGTGTGTTACACACACCCATTTGTTCCCCGTGTGTTCCAATATGTTTCGATTTAagactttatttttaaaatgtcaagtaaaaaaatatatttgtcaaaaaaaaataaagtaaaaaaatatataattgattaaTAGAAATAAATTATGTTGAGATAGAATGAAttgattcttcaaatattttctttaaaggGGAAACAAACGCACACTTAATAGAGCCATACTCAAATACTACATATATCCTCTCCAATTGCTACAACAAGGATAAAACAGCTTCtctggtttttttttctttcatataaACATATTTGCTTTTGACTGTTTTGCTTGTTGCCGACATAAACAACAGTTGTTGCTCGCTCATTTGAACATTAAGCATTCAAAGTTTTAAGATGATAAACACAAAGCAACATAGTTGAATCAATTGCCAGATGCAGTATATATAACATAATTAAGGTGAAAACTATTTCACTCCTAAGATGTAAATTATGATGGCAAAGATGGAGTGGTCAGTACCAGCGATCTGAACAAAATTGGTCTCCTACAACTTCAGTATAGTGTAGCCACTGTAAAGGATAATCTGAACAATACATAACTTGACGAAAGTGTAGAACTACTAAGATGAATAAAAGATAGTACCATAAAGAACAACTTAAGCTAAAAAGTTAAGTGTGCAACTTTGTACAACTTCACAGAACTTGGAACAGTTCACCTATGCCAGCACAGCTTTCTTCCACCCTCGCGCAAAATCTCATAGGCAAGTTTATACTTTTCAATGGATGATGCACCGGCATCTATGTATTTAGACGCTGTTTCTCTTAGACTCCACAGCATCAAACTTTTTAGCTCCTGGGAGCTACTCCATGATTCTATGTCAGGAAAAACACCATCCTCGGCATTTCTGGTCCAGCGATGTAGGATGTAGCGTGAAGGAACTTCTCTTAATTCCAATATTTGGAAGACCCTCAACACATGTCTACAGAGAACACCTTCATATTCAAACATCTGACAGCTACAATTAATGTCAATATTGGATGCATTGAATGTAACTACATGCTTCTCCATGTCCTCATTTCCACACTTGCGCACCAAATATCTGCTGAGGGGCCCTTCTTCATAGATTTTAAACCCAAGATAACTATAGCACTGCAAAAGCTCTTTTTGAAATACTTTGAATATTGCAAGAGTGTAAAGCCTTCTACATTGTTCTTCTACAGGTTCTTTTGTTTGCAAAaaagtttgaaaattagaagtgtTAAAATCCTCTTTTCGTTCTTCTTCACGACGTCGCTCAAGACCTCTTTCGTACCGTTGAATGAACTCTGGGAGAGGTGTTTGGCCATTTAAAAGCGCACCAAAGAATGATTCCATGCTTTCTTTCAAAGGAATTCCGGCTGAAAATGTGCTCTTTATATAGAAGGGAACCCAAGATGCACGTTTATCGTACATTTCTTTTAGCCAAGCATTGTCCTTCAATCCATATTTGATGAGTAGAGCATTCCATGCGGTGTCAAATTCATCAACTGTCTGGCTCTGGTAAACACACTTTTCATAATCTTTAGTGAATCCATGACCCATCAGACCCGCAAGCTCTTGTTCCTTTGCATTAATTTGCCACAATGAAAAGCGGTGATTGGTTACTGGAAATACTTTTGCTACTGCTCTCTGGATTGAAACGTCTTGATCAGCTATTACCGACAGAGGCTGCCGACCACTCATTGCTCTTAGCCATGTCTGAAACAACCAAGTGAAAGACTCTTCAGATTCATCAGCAATTAGAGCACAACCAAGAAGGACGGGTTGCTTGTGGTGATTAACCCCCACAAAAGTAGCAAATGGTACCATAGAGAGACTCTTTCTATATGATGTGTCTACAACAAGGACATCGCCAAACTGACTACATGAGTATCTAGATCTGCCATCAGCCCAGAATATGCTCATGCAATTACCATTATCAACTTCCATGGCATAAAAGAAACCTGTATCTTCAGCTTGTCTTGATTGAAAATACTCTAAAAGCATATTATACCAATCACCTCTGATGTGATTTTGTCTCCCTCCTCTCAGGACAGGGTAGTTATCTATC from Vicia villosa cultivar HV-30 ecotype Madison, WI linkage group LG4, Vvil1.0, whole genome shotgun sequence encodes the following:
- the LOC131595501 gene encoding protein FAR1-RELATED SEQUENCE 7-like; protein product: MIVKEHAVGTELVMSNVIGEEEIDFSCDPYVGLEFFNADDALRYYISYATRMGFKVRIGQLYRSRTNGSVSSRRFVCSKEGHQLSSRTGCPAFIRVQLNDSGKWVVDHFHKEHNHNLENESENFAPTLQPMGSANVDSSTAITRRPRKKLLEVTNGEPICPFGVINFKRLRKEELEGQARVEPHVGQEFSSPVEAYQFYHAHAAYKGFKIRNGQLFRSKNDGGITSRRFVCSKEGFQHPSRVGCKAYLRIKRQPSGKWVVDRLEKDHNHDLSTEKEHRTASLPASNILTEEVNTELVNNDMFRIDNYPVLRGGRQNHIRGDWYNMLLEYFQSRQAEDTGFFYAMEVDNGNCMSIFWADGRSRYSCSQFGDVLVVDTSYRKSLSMVPFATFVGVNHHKQPVLLGCALIADESEESFTWLFQTWLRAMSGRQPLSVIADQDVSIQRAVAKVFPVTNHRFSLWQINAKEQELAGLMGHGFTKDYEKCVYQSQTVDEFDTAWNALLIKYGLKDNAWLKEMYDKRASWVPFYIKSTFSAGIPLKESMESFFGALLNGQTPLPEFIQRYERGLERRREEERKEDFNTSNFQTFLQTKEPVEEQCRRLYTLAIFKVFQKELLQCYSYLGFKIYEEGPLSRYLVRKCGNEDMEKHVVTFNASNIDINCSCQMFEYEGVLCRHVLRVFQILELREVPSRYILHRWTRNAEDGVFPDIESWSSSQELKSLMLWSLRETASKYIDAGASSIEKYKLAYEILREGGRKLCWHR